In Halictus rubicundus isolate RS-2024b unplaced genomic scaffold, iyHalRubi1_principal scaffold0189, whole genome shotgun sequence, one DNA window encodes the following:
- the LOC143363962 gene encoding uncharacterized protein LOC143363962, whose amino-acid sequence MATAIVHAIDKDKKPIECRTLLDTCSNANFITSDLAKKLNLQTHEQSVTIEALNDLNTVTNRIVKLKIVSRITNFNRTLSFFIIPRIASHLPDCQIDRTKIQIPHNIKLADPHFHRPAPIDMLIGTGPTISCLSIGQVKLSTRDNSDLILQKTQLGWIIGGSAPIHLARNTRTTLVNNVNFDLTKFWQIEEGPSHPHLTPEEEECEAHFKRTFSRNKTGRYVVALPFNQYKQNLGESRTRALNRFLSLERKLTHNSDLRTEYTKVINEYLSLGHMSQVETPDLSDGFYLPHHAVIKPTSTTTKVRVVFDGSAKSTTGYSLNNALLTGPTIQDDIFCLLLRFRMHSFVLTGDIEKMYRQFLVRPEDRAYQRILWRNEQNEIATYELKTITFGLSSAPYLATRCLQQLAIDESHNYGAASEVIKRDIYVDDLLTGAATYKDAQKLRNEIICLLKRGGLNIRQWVSNDPRLLSDLSEEQVHPKFFGDETVKTLGVSWNPHTDSFSYSVNVNNNETHTKRTILSTIAKIFDPLGLLGPVIVVAKILMQQLWQLKVDWDESLPIAIQQEWSTYQTQLKSLTTVTFKRHVAQSSVRTIELHGFCDASERAYGASIYIRTIDKSGNIKSSLLCATSRVAPLKTVSLARLELCGATLLANLYCAVKDAINHTHLKTIFWTDSTIVLHWLLRSPNTLKTFVANRVAEIQNKTNIKAWRHVRSGDNPADLLSRGITARELIKNNFWQFGPEWLAYDESLWPESCVEVPNAIPELRKITCFTSTVVNAQEILERCSCIRRLRRIISYCLRFLPKGRCHGPITVSEINRANNKIIKLTQETAFREELNDLKSGHALSTKSKLLCLTPFLDENGLLRVGGRLQNSNLNFNQKHPILLPKNNFITELIIRDAHVNNMHSGLTATLYNVRQSYWPIDGKNTTRKIIRNCVKCFRVNPPTTKYIMGNLPTHRVTENRPFINTGVDYCGPFYIKERQYRNRTRIKIYVAVFICFSSKAVHLEVAGDMTTEAFLAAFKRFIARRGICKNVYSDNGTNFVGANNEIIELLRVLQEDEKARRFLTDKNITWHFIPALSPHFGGLWEAAVKSFKHHLKRVVGEELFTLEQFNTFVTEIEAILNSRPLTPLSSDPNDPSALTPGHLLIGSALTSLPEVDFTETSTNRLSKWQHIQKVKQDFWIRWSKEYIHHLNVRAKWTRGEHSIQVGTIVVLKDDHLPPMSWSLGRVEEIHPGRDGITRAVSVKTINGIYKRNVKQIAPLPLD is encoded by the coding sequence ATGGCTACGGCCATAGTTCACGCAATAGACAAAGACAAAAAACCAATCGAATGTAGAACCTTATTAGACACTTGCTCCAACGCAAACTTCATCACGTCCGATTTAGCGAAAAAATTAAACCTACAAACGCACGAACAAAGTGTAACCATCGAAGCTTTGAACGATTTAAACACTGTAACGAATCGGAttgtcaaattgaaaattgtctctcggataacaaattttaatcgCACACTCAGTTTTTTCATAATACCTAGAATTGCCAGTCATTTACCCGATTGTCAAATTGATAggacaaaaattcaaattccGCATAATATAAAATTAGCAGATCCGCATTTCCATCGGCCGGCTCCAATCGACATGCTGATTGGGACGGGACCGACGATATCGTGTCTCAGCATTGGTCAGGTTAAATTATCAACGCGAGATAATTCCGATTTGATCCTCCAAAAAACGCAGTTAGGATGGATCATCGGGGGGAGTGCTCCTATTCACCTGGCAAGAAACACACGCACTACATTAGTAAATAATGTCAACTTCGATCTAACCAAATTCTGGCAAATCGAAGAAGGTCCGTCGCATCCTCATCTCACACCGGAGGAAGAGGAATGCGAGGCACATTTTAAACGCACATTTTCACGCAACAAAACCGGAAGATACGTCGTCGCGCTTCCGTTTAATCAATACAAACAAAATCTAGGCGAATCCCGTACGCGCGCATTAAATCGATTCCTATCGCTGGAACGAAAACTTACACACAACTCAGATTTACGAACCGAATATACAAAAGTAATCAACGAATATCTGTCATTGGGTCACATGAGTCAGGTAGAAACACCTGACCTTTCGGACGGATTCTACCTGCCACATCACGCGGTAATAAAGCCGACAAGCACAACGACGAAGGTTCGAGTGGTCTTCGATGGATCGGCCAAATCGACCACCGGATACTCGTTAAATAACGCACTTCTGACTGGTCCAACCATACAGGAcgatattttttgtttacttCTTCGGTTCCGCATGCATTCGTTTGTTCTGACTGGCGACATAGAGAAAATGTACAGACAGTTTCTAGTACGTCCAGAAGACCGCGCGTACCAAAGAATTTTATGGAGGAACGAACAAAACGAAATCGCAACTTACGAATTGAAAACAATTACATTCGGACTATCCTCTGCTCCATACTTAGCCACGCGATGCCTTCAGCAATTAGCAATCGATGAATCACACAATTACGGCGCGGCTTCCGAAGTCATTAAACGGGACATCTATGTAGATGATCTCTTGACCGGAGCCGCCACATACAAAGACGCGCAAAAATTACGAAACGAGATCATTTGTTTACTCAAACGAGGAGGATTAAATATCCGCCAATGGGTATCAAATGATCCTCGTCTTTTATCAGATCTCTCTGAAGAGCAAGTACATCCCAAGTTTTTCGGTGACGAAACAGTCAAAACCTTGGGAGTGTCATGGAATCCGCACACAGATTCATTTAGTTATTCAGTGAATGTTAACAATAACGAAACACACACAAAACGCACAATCTTATCTACCATCGCGAAAATTTTCGATCCTTTGGGTCTCCTTGGGCCAGTAATAGTTGTTGCAAAAATTCTTATGCAGCAACTCTGGCAACTTAAGGTAGATTGGGATGAGTCATTGCCCATCGCCATACAACAGGAATGGTCCACATACCAAACTCAATTAAAATCACTCACAACTGTAACATTTAAACGACACGTCGCGCAGAGTTCAGTCAGAACAATCGAATTGCATGGCTTCTGTGACGCCAGCGAACGCGCGTACGGGGCTAGTATTTACATACGCACAATAGATAAATCCGGAAATATAAAATCAAGTCTTCTTTGCGCAACATCACGCGTTGCGCCATTAAAGACCGTTAGCCTCGCACGTTTAGAACTTTGCGGTGCCACTTTGCTCGCGAACTTGTATTGTGCAGTAAAAGACGCAATTAATCACACGCATTTAAAAACGATTTTTTGGACCGACTCCACGATCGTGTTGCATTGGCTGTTGCGATCTCCGAACACACTTAAAACCTTTGTCGCGAATCGCGTCGCGGAAAtccaaaataaaacaaacattaAGGCATGGCGACACGTCAGATCTGGTGACAACCCCGCAGACTTATTATCTCGGGGTATCACAGCTCGGGAATtgatcaaaaataatttctggcaattCGGACCAGAATGGCTTGCATACGATGAATCATTATGGCCGGAATCGTGTGTCGAAGTACCCAATGCAATACCAGAATTACGCAAAATCACATGTTTTACTTCTACAGTCGTAAACGCACAGGAAATTCTTGAACGATGTTCATGCATCAGGCGACTTCGTAGGATAATCTCATATTGCTTACGATTTTTACCTAAAGGCCGTTGTCACGGTCCAATTACTGTATCAGAAATTAATCGCGCAAATAATAAGATCATTAAATTGACGCAAGAAACAGCATTTCGAGAAGAATTGAATGATCTCAAATCCGGACACGCATTGAGTACCAAAagtaaattactttgtttaactCCGTTTCTTGATGAGAATGGGCTTTTACGCGTAGGAGGTCGCCTCCAAAATTCAAATCTCAATTTCAACCAGAAGCATCCGATTCTTTTGCCGAAGAATAATTTCATAACGGAATTAATCATACGCGACGCTCACGTTAATAATATGCATTCTGGTTTAACCGCAACATTGTACAACGTCCGTCAATCGTATTGGCCGATTGATGGTAAAAACACAACACGCAAAATAATTCGCAACTGTGTCAAATGTTTCCGGGTCAACCCACCTACCACCAAGTACATAATGGGCAATCTTCCCACACATCGAGTCACAGAAAATCGACCATTTATCAACACAGGCGTCGATTATTGCGGCCCTTTTTATATAAAGGAACGTCAGTACCGAAACCGCACCCGAATAAAGATATACGTCGCAGtctttatttgtttttcatccAAGGCAGTACACCTTGAGGTGGCTGGTGATATGACCACGGAAGCATTTTTAGCAGCCTTTAAAAGATTTATCGCACGGCGCggaatttgcaaaaatgtatATTCCGATAATGGTACAAATTTTGTCGGTGCCAATAATGAGATAATCGAGCTTCTCAGAGTTCTGCAAGAGGATGAAAAGGCtagacgctttctaacggaTAAAAACATTACTTGGCATTTCATACCCGCACTCTCTCCTCATTTCGGCGGACTCTGGGAAGCTGCGGTTAAATCTTTTAAACATCATCTCAAACGCGTAGTGGGCGAGGAACTGTTTACGCTCGAACAATTTAACACTTTTGTAACGGAAATCGAGGCAATCCTGAATTCCCGTCCGTTAACACCGTTGTCTTCCGATCCCAATGATCCCTCAGCTCTTACTCCTGGCCATTTATTGATTGGTTCCGCGTTGACAAGTCTGCCAGAGGTCGATTTCACCGAAACCTCGACCAATCGGTTGTCAAAATGGCAACACATTCAGAAAGTCAAACAAGACTTCTGGATTAGGTGGTCAAAGGAATACATCCACCATCTTAATGTACGCGCAAAATGGACCAGGGGCGAGCACAGCATCCAGGTGGGGACGATCGTGGTCCTCAAAGATGACCATCTACCACCGATGAGCTGGAGTCTAGGACGAGTCGAGGAAATTCATCCTGGCAGGGACGGCATCACTCGCGCAGTCTCCGTTAAAACCATTAACGGCATTTATAAGCGGAATGTTAAGCAAATTGCACCACTTCCGTTAGACTAA